The DNA sequence TCTTCATAAACAACCATGTCTTGTGCATCATTGTCAAGCATATACATGTCGGAGTTCTCATCTTCATTACGATAATGAATTATAGACATGTCAAGCTTCTCTTCTTCCCTTGGACATCTATTCCTCACAAATGCACTAGCTTCCCTAACCGAAATTGCTTGAAGCAAAGGATACCAGTCCCTCCGCTCAGGCTGACCGGGAATCCTTACGCTGAACGATCTAGTCCAGGAATCACTGTTGCCATACTCTCTCATGACCCAAAAGTCAATTTCATAATAGGTCAACTTACCACAATCCCACCGCGCCTTCTTGACCATTACATACAAGCACCCTTCACAAGAAACACCACCCTGGCATATAAAACAGTTTCTAAGCCCGTGTGTTTGAAGAGCACTAGGCAGCTTCATTACTGaaaactcctcctcctccaaatCGAAAGCATACAGATTTGGAACCTGCTGCCTTTCAACATCGGGATAGAATAGCCAATGGAGTGCCTCACCAAAAAGCACACCACATGATGACACGATGCGGAAGCGAGGGGTTTCAATCCGTTTCCATGATTCACTCTTGGATGAGAAGATCTCCCCATTTATCACAGCTTTGTACTCGTCGGTGGCAGACACATAGCCAAACCCAAAAATGGATATCTGAGAAGTATTACCTCGGCTGGGTAATTTCTTAAAGAATCTGGTGGACGGGTTCCATATAAACAGGCTTTCCTGTTGCAGGAAGGAATGGGAGAGATATGATGCTACCAGCCCATTGCAGGAGCCTATAAAGACAGCCCACTGGTGATCGAAAGGGGCATTCAGATTTCGGAGAACTAGAGATTCCTTTCCGAACGACAGATTATGACTCAAATTTAGGATTTCAAGGTCAAAGTTGCGGAAGAATAGTATGGTTTGATGCTTAGGGGCACATTGGAAGTGCAGTTTGGCGAATTGGGAATCAGAGAATAGAGTGCGCCACCGTTTACAGACGCATCTGCATCGCCCCACAGATTTGACAGGTAGCCTGGTCACGATCTGCACTATTATCTCTTCAGGTAATATTGCAGCTGCCACCATGGCTGCTGATTTGAAAGAGACACCAGCTGAGGCA is a window from the Rosa chinensis cultivar Old Blush chromosome 2, RchiOBHm-V2, whole genome shotgun sequence genome containing:
- the LOC112184683 gene encoding F-box/kelch-repeat protein At3g06240; this encodes MKRILKSSESSASAGVSFKSAAMVAAAILPEEIIVQIVTRLPVKSVGRCRCVCKRWRTLFSDSQFAKLHFQCAPKHQTILFFRNFDLEILNLSHNLSFGKESLVLRNLNAPFDHQWAVFIGSCNGLVASYLSHSFLQQESLFIWNPSTRFFKKLPSRGNTSQISIFGFGYVSATDEYKAVINGEIFSSKSESWKRIETPRFRIVSSCGVLFGEALHWLFYPDVERQQVPNLYAFDLEEEEFSVMKLPSALQTHGLRNCFICQGGVSCEGCLYVMVKKARWDCGKLTYYEIDFWVMREYGNSDSWTRSFSVRIPGQPERRDWYPLLQAISVREASAFVRNRCPREEEKLDMSIIHYRNEDENSDMYMLDNDAQDMVVYEESLLS